The Streptococcus parasanguinis genomic sequence TGGTTTCTCAGGTTCTGGATCTTTGTAATCATCTGGCTTAGAGGCACGATATGGATCATCTTTACGACCTAACTCAATCAAATGCGCATGCATATCTGCTTCATAAGATTTGAAGTGTTCAAATAGTTTTTTAGAAAGTGCAAGAGCATTTGCTGTAACTTCGTCTTCTACTGCTTTAGCAGCTTCCGGATTATCTTTCAAAGCTTTATATTTCGCATCACTAGCTTCTTGTTCGATGATCAATTGTTTTTCAAGAGCTTTCCAGTGATCTTGGACTGATTTTCCAAAGACATCTTGGTTATTGATGGCCATCTGGTCAATATGCCATACTGTCCAATACCATGAATTTGGATCATAAGTTGCTGTTTGAGGTTTGAAGGCTTCGTAAGTATCTTTTAGATTACCATAGAATGGAACATAAGGAGTGTTCCGAGATGGTCCCATACCAAGCCATAAAGTACCACCAAATGATTTTGGAAGGTTTGGATTGATTTGGTAGACATGGGCATCGATAACGTTTTCGTTTCCTAAAGCATACTTGTATTGGTCTTTACGAACAGCATCATTGCTACCATTATCCCCTTGTTTCTTGACACCAATTTGATCGTCTGGAACAAAACGACCATTCAAATGTTCAAAACGGTTGCGTTGGAGAGCAAAGGCATCTTCCAAAGTAAATTTCTTGTTTGGATCTGTTGGTGAGCGGAAGAGTTCGTATTCATCATCTTCATAAGTCACTTTTGATTTTGGATCCAAAAGAGTGATTCCTGCGTAAGTACGTGAACGGTCTCCTTCAGCATATTTTTCTGGTCCATAAGATTTAGCGATATGGAAATTGCCATCTTTATCAGTCTTGTAACTACCTGATTCTTTAGCTACTTTTTCAACATCTTTTGAAGCAATAACATTTTCAGTGTCATTCAAGTTTACATGGCCAAGGTAGTAGGTATTGGCAAAAACTGCATATTTATCTTCTGGAACTTTAACAGCTACATATTGGTGCCCAGAAAGAATTTCCATGTACCAAGTTTCTTTCTGATCGGCAATAACAACTGTATTCCCCTCAGCTGAACCTTTTTCTTCAATGACTTTCGCAAGTAGTTCGATTCCTTCACGAGCAGACTTAACGCGTGGTAAAACCACGTCCAACATAGCAGCTTCTGGAATTCCCTTTTCTGTCAATGGGTCAGTCTTCAAGACTTTTTTATTTGGAATTGCTGTAACAGTTGAGGTCATAGAGACGCCGGCTTCGTTAAATCCATGTTCACCAAAGGCACCGTTACTACCATCTCCACGAGCAGAGTCATAAGTCGCTGTGTATTTCATTTCACTGGCAGCATGTGGATAGGTAAAACCATTAGATTCGTCTTCCAGTTGATCCCCTTCCTTATAGTTCTTCGCATCAACAACTACAAAGTTTTTGTTGTGCTTTCCACCATTTGGATAGTAAGGGTAGTCTTCTGTCCGACCAAAGAGAGTGGTCCCATCCTTGGTCAATTGGCGACCAATGATAAAACCGCAACAGGCTTGAACAGCTTGAATCGGTAGGAGTAAGAGTGTCATCACTACCAATGAGAGTTTTAACAACCATTTTTTCATGGCAAATCTCCTTTGTTTTTGCACTACTTTTGACAAAATAGCACTATTTTTAGTTTTTATATCTCCAGTTTACACCTTTCTCAACCCTTTTGCAAGCGCTTTCTAATTTGCATTTTTATACTTTTTTACCCATGATTACCTTCTCTATGGACCTAGCAATAGAGGGATCACTTGAC encodes the following:
- a CDS encoding C69 family dipeptidase, with protein sequence MKKWLLKLSLVVMTLLLLPIQAVQACCGFIIGRQLTKDGTTLFGRTEDYPYYPNGGKHNKNFVVVDAKNYKEGDQLEDESNGFTYPHAASEMKYTATYDSARGDGSNGAFGEHGFNEAGVSMTSTVTAIPNKKVLKTDPLTEKGIPEAAMLDVVLPRVKSAREGIELLAKVIEEKGSAEGNTVVIADQKETWYMEILSGHQYVAVKVPEDKYAVFANTYYLGHVNLNDTENVIASKDVEKVAKESGSYKTDKDGNFHIAKSYGPEKYAEGDRSRTYAGITLLDPKSKVTYEDDEYELFRSPTDPNKKFTLEDAFALQRNRFEHLNGRFVPDDQIGVKKQGDNGSNDAVRKDQYKYALGNENVIDAHVYQINPNLPKSFGGTLWLGMGPSRNTPYVPFYGNLKDTYEAFKPQTATYDPNSWYWTVWHIDQMAINNQDVFGKSVQDHWKALEKQLIIEQEASDAKYKALKDNPEAAKAVEDEVTANALALSKKLFEHFKSYEADMHAHLIELGRKDDPYRASKPDDYKDPEPEKPVQPEKPVEPEKPVQPEKPVEPEKPVQPEKPVQPEKPVQPEKPVQPEKTQPIQTKVNEEGNPNNRFGYAATKDKESYVSTKVETFVKPEAKAQDPSEAVSAGNGGNENNRFGSSFAKATVETFPNTNYSYNVHP